The following nucleotide sequence is from Thermostaphylospora chromogena.
GTCACGAAGCCCACGATGTCGTCGCCGGGCACCGGGGTGCAGCAGCGCGACAGCCGTACCCACACGTCGGGATCGCCGGCCACGATCACACCCGCGTTCGAGCCGCCGCGCCGCCGGCCGCGCAGCCGGGTGGGCACCGCGGTCTCGGCGATGTCCTCCTCGGCGCCCTCCACGCCCCCCAGCGACTGGACCAGCTTGGTGACGATCGTCTGCGCCGCGATGTGGCCCTCGCCGACCGCCGCGTACAGCGCGGACACGTCGGCGTAGCGCAGGTCGCGGGCGAGGGCGAGCAGCGCCTCTCCGGACATCATCCGCTGCAAGGGAAGCCCTTGCTTGCGCATGGCGCGGCCGATCGCCTCCTTGCCCGCCTCGATCGCGGTCTCCCGGCGCTCCTTGGAGAACCACTGCCGGATCTTGTTGCGTGCGCGGCCGCTCTTGACGAACTTCAGCCAGTCGCGGGACGGCCCGGCGTCGGGCGACTTGGAGGTGAAGATCTCGACGGTGTCGCCGTTGTTCAGCCGTGACTCCAGGGGCACCAGCCGCCCGTTCACCCGGGCGCCGATGCACCTGTGCCCGACCTCGGTGTGCACGGCGTAGGCGAAGTCGACCGGCGTCGCCCCCTCCGGAAGGGCGATGACCTGCCCGCGGGGGGTGAACACGTACACCTCCGACACCGACAGGTCGAAGCGGAGGTTCTCCAGGAACTCCCCGGGGTCGGAGGTCTCCTTCTGCCAGTCCAGCAGCTGGCGCAGCCAGGCCATGTCGCCGGCCTTGACCCGCCCGGTGCCGCCCGAGCTGACCTCCTCCTTGTACTTCCAGTGCGCGGCCACGCCGTACTCGGCCCGGTGGTGCATGGCGTGGGTGCGGATCTGCAGCTCCACGGGCTTGCCCTCGGGGCCGATGACCGTCGTGTGCAGCGACTGGTACATGTTGAACTTGGGCATCGCGATGTAGTCCTTGAACCGCCCGGGTACCGGGTTCCACCGGGCGTGGATCGTCCCGAGCGCCGCATAGCAGTCGCGCACGGTGTCGACCAGGACGCGGATGCCCACCAGGTCGTAGATGTCGTCGAAGGCGACGCCCCTGGCGATCATCTTCTGATAGATCGAGTAGTAGTGCTTGGGGCGGCCTTTGACGGTCGCGCGGATCTTCGCCTCGCGCAGGTCTGCGGAGACCTTCTCGATCACCTCTTGCAGGAACAGGTCGCGCCGCGGCGCCCGCTGGGAGACCATCCGCGCGATCTCGTCGTAGCGCTTGGGGTAGAGCAGCGCGAAGGCGAGGTCCTCCAGCTCCCACTTGATGGTGTTCATGCCCAGGCGGTGGGCGAGCGGGGCGAAGATCTCCAGGGTTTCGCGTGCCTTCTGCTCCCGCTTGTGCGGCGGCAGGTAGCGCATGGTGCGCATGTTGTGCAGCCGGTCGGCGAGCTTGATGATCAGCACCCGGATGTCCCGGGACATCGCCACGACCATCTTGCGCACGGTCTCGGCCTGGGCGGCGTCGCCGAACTTCACCTTGTCCAGCTTCGTGACGCCGTCCACCAGCAGCGCGATGTTCTCCCCGAAGTCGGCGCGCAGCTCCTCCAGGCTGTAGGCGGTGTCCTCGACGGTGTCGTGCAGCAGCGCCGCGCACAGGGTCTCGTCGTCGGTGCCCAGCTCGGCCAGGATGGTCGCCACGGCCAGCGGGTGTGTGATGTACGGGTCGCCGCTCTTGCGCTTCTGACCGCGGTGGTAGTAGGCGGCCACCTCGTAGGCGCGTTCGATGAGCCGCAGGTCGGCCTTGGGGTGCGTCGCCTTGACCGTACGGAACAGGGGTTCGAGCACGGGGTTCATGCCCCCGCCTCCGAAGCGGGCGAGTCTGCGCCGCGGCGCCGCCGGCTTGTCGTCACCGGACGCGGGCGCGCTCGGACCCGGCCCTACGGAGGAGGCGGCTTGGTCAGGCCGGTCGCCGCCCCCGGTCACCTCTGACATGACCACTTCACGGGGCACTCAGACTCCTCACGTTTCCGAGTCCAGATCCCTCAGTTTATCCGTCCGGATTTGTCCAGGTGCACCCCGGGCGATCAGACGACCACGAGAGAGCGCAGGTCAACGCCTTCCAACCGCTCCCGCCCGTTGAGGAAGGACAGTTCCATCAACACCGCCGCACCGACCACCGAAGCGCCTGCCCGGCGCACCAGCTCCACCGTCGCCTGCACCGTGCCCCCGGTGGCCAGCACGTCGTCGACGATGAAAACCCGGTCACCGGCGGCGAACGCATCGCGATGGACTTCGATGACGGCGGATCCGTACTCCAGATCGTAAGCCGCTTCCAGTGTTTCGGCGGGCAGTTTCCCCTTTTTCCGTACCGGCACGAAACCGGCCCTCTCCCGGTAGGCCACCGGCGCCGCCAGGATGAACCCGCGCGCCTCGATGCCCACCACCTTGTCGCACCCCCCGCACAGGCCCGCCAGCTCCTCCACGACGGCGGAGAACGCGACGGGGTCGGCCAGCAGCGGGGAGATGTCCTTGAAGACCACGCCGGGCCGGGGGTAGTCGGGGATGTCTCGGACGCGGTCCAGGATCAGCTTTTTCAGATCGGTCATGCTCTCCTGCCTCAGGGCGGGGGTCTCCCCCAGTATGGCGCGCCGGACGGGGCGGACGAGCCCGCGGGGAGAGCCCTCGACACCCCGCTATCTCCTCCCGCGTCCGCCTCCGTTCCCGAAGGGCCCCGACCCGCCCCGCACGGTGCCCGCGGGCGTCCCCGCCCCGCCGCCTCCCCTCCGGCCGCCCTGGGCCCGCCTGGCGTTCCTGCGGGCCGCCCGCCGGGCGATCTCCCGGTATCCGGGCTCCCGCTCCTTCAAGGTCGCCAGTATCGGCGTGGCCACGCACAGCGAGGAGTAGGTGCCGACGATCATGCCGACGAGCAGCGCCAGCGACAGGTCCTTCAGCGTCCCCGCGCCGAGCAGCGTGGTGCCGATGAGCAGGATCGCCGCCACCGGCAGGATCGCCACCAGCGAGGTGTTCAGCGAGCGGATCAGCGTGTGGTTCAGCGCGTCGTTGGCCGCCATGGAGTAGGTGATCTTCGAGGTCGGGCCGAGCCTGGCCGTGACCTCCTTGATCATGTCGAACACCACGACGACGTCGTACAGGGAGTACCCCAGGATGGTCAGGAACCCCAGAACGGTCGCCGGGGTCACCTCGAAGTTCGACCAGGCGTAGACACCCGCGGTGATCACCAGGTCGTGGACGAGCGCGACGACGGCGGCCAGCGCCATCTTCCACTCGAACGCCACGGTGAGGTAGAGGACGATCGCCAGCATGAAGACCCCCAGGCCGATCAGGGCCTTCCGGGAGACCTCACCGCCCCAGGTTCCGCCGATCACCCGGACGCTCACCTCGCTCTCGAACCGCTCGGCGAGGCTGTGCTGCATGCGGGTGATCTCGGCGGCGGGCAGGTTCTCGGTGGCGACCCGCCAGCCGGAGGTCGTGCTCTGCACGATCACCTGCCGGCCCCCGGCGTCCGTGACGGCGGCGCGGACCTCCTCGATGGAGGCCGAGGGGGCTCTGAAGGTGAACACCGAGCCGCCCCTGAACTCGATGCCGAGATTGATCTCCTGGGAGACGACGCCCGCGAGGGAGAGCACGAGCAGGAGCGCCGACAGGCGGTACCACAGCCTCCGCCTGCCGACGAAGTCGACCTCGACCTCGCCGCGGTACAGGCGGCTCCCGAACGAGCGGAGCCCGGCCATCAGGCGTCCTCCGGGACGGTCTCGGCCCGGGACGGCGTCCTGCGGCTCATGCGCTCACCGTCCAGCCCGGACAGTCTGTGCCCCTTGGCGAAGAACCTCGTCCGGGCCAGCAGCGCGACGAGCGGTCTGGTGAACAAGAACACCACCACGATGTCGATGAGCGTGGTCAGGCCCATCGCGAACGCGAACCCCGCGACGCCGCCCACCGCGATGTAGTACAGCACCGCCGCGGCGATGAACATGACCGCGTCGGCGATGAGGATCGTACGCCGGGCGCGCGCCCAGGCCACCTCGACGGCGCTGCGCAGCGGCCGTCTGCCCTCCCTCATCTCGTCGCGTATGCGTTCGAAGTAGATGATGAAGGAGTCCGCCGTGACGCCGATCGAGACGATCAGGCCGACGATGTGCGGCAGCGACAGGCGGAAACCTGCGTCATGCCCGAGCACCACCACCGACTGGTAGGTCACGACGGCGGCCACGCCCAGGCTCAGCACCGCCACGACGCCCAGGCCGCGGTAGTACAGCAACGAGTAGAGCACGACCAGCGCGAGCCCGATGCCCCCGGCGATGACGCCTCCGGTCAGCTGGTCCCGGCCGAGGGTGGAGGAGATCTCCTCTATCGAGCTTCTTTCGAACCGTAGCGGCAGCGCCCCGTACTTGAGCTGGTTGGCCAGCTCGTTCGCGCTCTCCTGGCTGAAGCCGCCGGAGATCCGCGCCCGGCCTCCGGTGATCGGCTCATGGATGATCGGGGCGGAGACCACCAGCCCGTCGAGTACCGCGGCGATCCGGTTGCGCGGGGGCGGGGAGTTGTAGGCGGCGGTGGTGATCTCACCCCACTTGCGGGGGCCGGTCCCCTTGAGCTCCAGCTGCACCAGCCACTCGCCGGTGGTGGGGTCGACGCCGACGTGGGCGTCGCCGATCTCGGTGCCGCCGACGACGGCCTTGTCGAGGATGTACCGGGTGGCGCCGTCTCGGCTGCAGGCGGCGATCTGCTCGCCGGGATCGCTCTGCGCGTCCTGTCCGCGGTCCTTGGCGGCGCAGTCGAGCTCGCGGAACCTCTCGATCACCGCCTCGTCGACGCCGCCGAGGTCCGTCCCCGCCGGCTGATCGGCCGCGGGCGATCCCCCCGTGGCCATCGCCAGCACCTGGCGGAACCGCAGTTCCGCGGTGGTGCCGACCAGTTCGACGACCTCCTCCTGGCCCGCTCCCGGCACCGAGACGACGATGGTGTCGCCGGACCTGGCGACCTCGGCGTCGGAGAGGCCGCCGCCGTTCACCCGGTCGCGGATGATGGCGACGGCGAGGTCGAGGCTCTCCCTGGTCGGAGCCTGGCCGGTGGCGGTGACCGGTGACAACGTCACGGTCGTGCCTCCGGCCAGGTCGAGACCGAACAACGGCAGGTAAGCCCGCTGCAGGGCCATCGTCCCGCCCATCGCGAGGACGAGCGTCAGGAGCAGCAGGAGCGCGCGCCCCGGTCTGCTCCCGTCACCGGCCGGTCGGGCCACTGGTCTTCCGGCTCTCCTCGGGCTGGTCTTCGGCCTGTCGGCCCTGCCGCGAACGGTCAGGACTTCGCGCCGCCGGTCTCCTTGCCGTCGCCGTCGGTGGAGTCGACGCGCTCGGAGCCCGTCTCCTCCGCACCGCCGTCTCCGCGCTCATCACTCTCGCCGCCTCCGGGCGCCGCGGCCGGGGTCACCACCCGGCCGATCGCCGCCTTCACCCAACGGCTCTCCACACCGGGGGCGATCTCCAGGATCACATCATCGCCGTCGATGGCCACGACGTTGGCGAACAGACCCGTGGTCGTCATCACCCGGGACCCGGGGGTCAACGAGTTCTGCATCCGGATCTGCTCCTGCTGCCGTTTGCGCTGCGGCCTGATGATCAGGAAGTAGAAGACGACGAACAGCAGAATCAGCGGCACGAGTGAGGTAAAAGCGTCACCACTGCCCACGATGGGCCACCTTCCATTAGGAATGAACCGGCCGGCAGCCGGGGAGTACTGTATGCCTACAACCGCGCCGCCAGCACGTCAGCCTACACAGCCGGTAAGGCCGGGAGTGTAGGCGAGCGCTGTAAAGCCCGGCAACGAGGCCACGATGTGTCACGCGGGAAAGTTCCCGCTTTGAGATGGTTGTCACCGATCTGTGATCGGCTTCCCCTCCGCCCGGGCCGTCACCGGCGATCCCCCGGCCGGGAACGACGCGGGCGCCGGGGAGGCGGACGGCCCGCATCGCCCGGCGGACCACGCCGGCCTCGCAGCTTACGCGACCACCCGTACCCGGCGGTGTCCCGCTCACGGCTCGTCGAACAGCGTCGGCGACGGGCTCGCCGCCCCCAGGGCGTCCGGGGGCGGGGTGAGCCCCATGTGGGCCCAGGCGGCGGCGGTGGCGACCCGGCCGCGCGGCGTCCGGACCAGCAGGCCCTGCCGGACGAGGAAGGGCTCGGCCACCACCTCGACCGTCTCGGGCTCCTCCCCCACCGCGACCGCCAGGGTGGACAGCCCGACCGGGCCGCCGCCGAACTTGACCAGCAGCGCCTCCAACACCGCGCGGTCGAGACGGTCCAGGCCCTCGGCGTCCACCTCGTACAGGTTCAGCGCGGCCGAGGCGATCTCCTTGGTTATCGTCCCCCCGGCGCGGACCTCGGCGAAGTCACGCACCCGGCGCAGCAGCCGGTTGGCGATGCGCGGGGTGCCACGCGAGCGCCGGGCGATCTCGTGGGCGGCGTCGTCCGGCAGCTTCACGCCGAGCAGCCTGGCCGAACGGTGAAGCACCTGCTCCAGCTCGGCGGGGTCGTAGAAGTCCATGTGGGCGACGAAACCGAACCGGTCGCGCAGCGGCGCGGGCAGCAGACCGGCCCTGGTGGTGGCGCCCACCAGGGTGAACGGCGCGACCTCGAGCGGGATCGCGGTGGCGCCGGGCCCCTTGCCGACCACGACGTCCACCCGGAAGTCCTCCATCGCGAGGTAGAGCATCTCCTCGGCCGGACGGGACATCCGGTGGATCTCGTCGATCAGCAGCACCTCGCCCTCGGTGAGGGTCGACAGGATCGCCGCGAGGTCTCCCGCGCGCTCCAGCGCGGGACCGGAGGTCAGGCGCAGCGGCACCCCCAGCTCGGTGGCGATGATCATGGCGAGGGTGGTCTTGCCCAGGCCGGGCGAGCCGCTCATCAGCACGTGGTCCGGCGGCCTGCCGCGGCGCAGCGCGCTCTCCAGCACCAGCGAGAGCTGTTCGCGCACCCTCGTCTGGCCGATGAACTCGCTCAGCCGCTTGGGGCGCAGCGCGGCCTCGATGGCCCGCTCGTCCCCCTCGGCGTCGGGGGACACCAGATCGCGTTCCCGGCTCACCGCTCCCACCCTCGGCTGACGTCGATCTCTTCCACCCTAGTCACTCCCCGGCGCGCAGCCGTCAGCGCACGCTCAACACGCGCAGAGCGGCCTTCAGCAGGGCGGCGACCTGCGGTTGGCGGCCCGCGGCCAGCTCGGCGTCGGCCTGCGGCGCGATCTCGGCGATCGCGCGGTCGGCGTCCCTCGCCGAGTAGCCGAGCCCGACCAGGCCGGTGTGGACCTGGTCGCGCCAGGCGGAGGCGGCGGGCGGGACGCCCGGGGCCGCCGCGCTCACCGGCTCGGCGGGGGCGGCGAGCTTGTCCTTCAGCTCCAGGATGACGCGCTGGGCCACCTTGGGGCCGATGCCCGGGACCATGGTCAACGCCTTGACGTCGCCGCCGGCCACCGCCAGGCGGAGCTGATCGGGGGCGTGCACCGACAGCATGGCCAGCGCGAGCTTCGGCCCCACCCCGGCGACCTTCTGCACCGCCTCGAACACCTCGCGCTCCTCGGCGTCGGCGAACCCGAACAGGGTCAGCGACTCCTCGCGCACCACGAGCGAGGTGGCCAGCCGGGCCTCCTCCCCCACGCGCAGCCGGGCCAGCGTCCCGGGCGTGCAGTGGACCAGCACGCCGACACCGCCGACCTCGATGACGGCGGTGCCCGGCCCGATCGCCGTGGTCGTGCCCGCGAGGGATGCGATCATGGGACGTCTCCTCCGGTGGTACGGCCGGCCCGCGCCCGGGCCACCGCGTCGGCCAGGCGGTTCTGCGCCCCGCCGCGCCAGACGTGGCAGATGGCCAGGGCCAGCGCGTCGGCGGCGTCGGCGGGCTTGGGCATCGCGTCCAGCCGCAGCAGCCGGGAGACCATCATGCCGACCTGCCGCTTGTCGGCGGTGCCGCTGCCGGTGATGGCGGCCTTGACCTCGCTGGGGGTGTGCAGCGCGACGGGCAGCCCACGGCGCGCGGCGCAGACGATCGCGATCGCCGCGGCCTGCGCGGTGCCCATCACGGTGCGCACGTTGTGCTGGGCGAACACCCGCTCGACCGCCACGGCGTCGGGTTTCACCTCGTCGAGCCAGCGCTCGACACCGGCCTCGACGGCGAGCAGACGGGCGCCGATGTCATGGTCTGCGGGGGTGCGCACCACTCCGACGCCGACGAGCGACAGCGGCGCGCCCGGCCGGCCCTCGACCGCACCGATCCCGCACCGGGTCAGCCCGGGATCGACCCCCATCACCCGCACCTCGGGCACCCGCACCGGACCGCCTCCCCACCACAACAATCCACGCCGAACACGTGTTCGGGGTGACTCTACCGTGATCAGCGCTCGCGCGCAGCCTGGACGGCCCGACGCGTCCCGCCCGCCGGACCGGCCCCCGGCTCGGGCGGGCGTCTCAGCTGATCTTGGCGAGGATCTCGTCGGAGACGTCGAAGTTGGCGTAGACGTTCTGCACGTCGTCGCTGTCCTCCAGCGCCTCCAGCAGGCGGAAGACCTTCCTGGCCCCCTCCTCGTCGAGGGGGACGCTCACGGACGGCAGGAAGGACGCCTCGGCCGACTCGTAGTCGATCCCGGCGTCCTGCAGCGCCGTGCGCACCGCGACGAGGTCTCCGGCCTCGCAGACGATCTCGAAGTTCTCCCCGAGGTCGTTGACCTCCTCGGCGTTGGCGTCGAGCACGGCCGCGAGCACGTCGTCCTCGGTCAGGCCGTCCGTCTTGGGGACGATCACGACGCCCTTGCGGTTGAACATGTAGGACACCGACCCCGGATCGGCCATCGAGCCGCCGTTGCGGGTCATGGCGACGCGGACCTCCGACGCCGCGCGGTTGCGGTTGTCGGTGAGGCACTCGATCAGGACGGCGACACCGCCGGGCGCGTACCCCTCGTACATGATGGTCTGATAGTCGGAGCCGCCGGCCTCCAGCCCACCGCCACGCTTGCGGGCGCGCTCGATGTTGTCCAGGGGAACGGAGTTCTTGCGCGCCTTCTGGATGGCGTCGTAGAGCGTGGGGTTGCCGTCGGGGTCGGGGCCACCGGCCCTCGCCGCCACCTCGATGTTCTTGATGAGCTTGGCGAACAGCTTGCCGCGCTTCGCGTCCAGCGCGGCCTTCTTGTGCTTGGTCGTCGCCCATTTAGAGTGGCCGGCCATCGCCTAGCGCTCCCTACCGTGTTGTACGAACCATGTCGACAAAGTAACTGTGCACACGCTCGTCGCCCGTCAGCTCCGGATGGAAGGACGTCGCGAGCAGCGGGCCCTGGCGGACCGCGACGATCCTATCCCCAGGCTCACACACGGCTAGCACTTCGACACCGTCTCCCACGGACTCCACCCACGGCGCGCGGATGAAGACGGCATGGAACGGCGCGCCCGCGAAGTCGACGACGGACTCGAAGGAGTCGACCTGCCTGCCGAAGGCGTTGCGGCGGACCACCATGTCGATCCCGCCGATGGTCTGCTGATCGGCGGTCCCGCCCACGATGCGGTCGGCCAGCATGATCATCCCTGCGCACGAGCCGTACGCGGGCATGCCTTCCTTGATCCGCACCCGCAAGGGCTCGAGCAGCTCGAACGCCTCGGCCAGCTTCCACATGGTGGTCGACTCTCCGCCCGGGATGACCAGCGCGTCGACCTCCTCCAGCTCGCCGGGACGCCGCACGGCGCGGGCGCGCGCCCCCACGGCGGCCAGCGAGCGCAGATGTTCGCGCACGTCTCCTTGCAGGGCGAGCACCCCGATGGTGGGCATAGTCGTCACGCGCACGTTCCTTCGCGTCGGTTACCGATCCTCGGCGATAAACGCCTGCATCACCGACAATCTTCCCGTACGTCACGCGTGTGGGTGGAGTCGCCCCGGTTACGGACGGCCGGTCTCCTGCTCTATCGTCTGCGTGCCGAGATCCACGGCCATCCGCGGCGTGGCGGCCGGCTCGACCGGGCGCAGGTAGGTCTGCTGCACGCCGGGAACGCGGTCTTCGATGACGAACGTGGCTCTGACGTACGCCTCCTCGCCGGGCCTGGTGACGGCGGGCACCACCTTGAAGTCGGCGGTGATCGCGTCCTTGCCGATCGTGGCGAGCACGTATCCCCGCTGGTTGTTGTAGAACCTCAGGTGGGGGTTGATCTCCAGCCAGGGGTGCGTGGCGGGGTCGGCGTCCGCGCCGTCGCCGCCGCTGGTGACGGAGGAGGTGACCAGCTCCGAGCCCACGGTGGGCGAGGTGGGGTCGTCGTAGTCGAGCTTCAGGTCGCCCGCCCAGTGGGCGTGCACGTCACCGGTGAGCACCACCGCGTTGCGCACCCCGGCGTCCACCCAGCCGCGGGTGATGCGCTCCCGGGAGGCGACGTATCCGTCCCACGCGTCCTGGCTGGTGACCTTCAGCGGGCCGGCGTCGCTGTCCCGCTGGGCGAAGAACACCTGCTGGCCGAGGATGTCCCAGCGTGCGCGGGAGCGGCGGAAGCCGTCGAGGAGCCACCGCTCCTGCTCCTCGCCGGTGATGGAGCGGGCCGGGTCGAACGCCTCGGGGCAGTCCTTGTAGCCGTCGCCGCAGCCCTGGTCGTCGCGGTACTGCCGGGTGTCGAGCATGTGGAAGGTGGCCAGCCTGCCCCAGCGGATGCGACGGTAGAGCCGCATGTCGGCACCGCGCGGCACGGAGGTGCGGCGCAGCGGCATGTTCTCGTAGTAGGCGCGGAAGGCGGCCTCGCGCCTGTCCCTGAAGTACGGCTGCTGCTCCGGCAGCTTGGGGGTGTCGCCGGCCCAGTTGTCGGCCAGCTCGTGGTCGTCCCACACGACGACCCAGGGCGCGGCGGCGTGGGCGGCCTGCAGGTCGGGGTCGGTCTTGTACTGCGCGTGGCGGCGGCGGTAGTCGGCCAGCGTCTCGGTCTCCGGGCCCTCGTGGTGGCGGACGGCCCCACCGAGGACGGCGTGGGCGTCTTGGGAGTATTCGTACAGGTAGTCACCCAGGTGCAGCACCAGGTCGGGGCGGTCCTCGGCGAGCCGCCGGTAGGCGGTGAAGTAGCCGTGCTCGTACCGGGCGCAGGAGGCGAAGGCCGCAAGCAGGCTCGCCGCGGTGCCCCGGGGGGCGGTGCGGGCGCGGCCGGCCGGGGAGAGGTGGCGGCCGGCTTTGAAGCGGTACCAGTATTCGCGGTCCGGGCGCAGGCCTTCCACCTCGACGTGGACGCTGTGCGCCCACTCGGGCCGTGCTACGGCGACGCCCCGCCGGACGACCTTGCGGAACCGCTCGTCGGAGGCGACCTCCCAGTGCACCGGGACGTCCTCGGCGGGCATGCCGCCCAGGCCGTCCTCGGCCAGCGGCTGCGGCGCGAGCCGGGTCCAGATGACGAAACCGTCGTGCGCCGGGTCGCCGCAGGCGACGCCGAGCGTGAACGGGTCGACGGGGAGGGGTCGCCGCGCGGCCGGGGGACCGCCCGCTGCGGGACGCGGCTTCGCGTGAGCGAGCCGGGCAATGCCGGCGGTGGCGCCCAGGACGGTTCCGCACACGATGAACGAGCGCCGGGTGAGCGCGGGCATCGACGACCTCCGGGATCAAGCATCGGGATTCCGAAGCTTGACGGAGATCGCGGTGCGCGCCGTGGAGCGACGGCGACCTCTTGGCAGGTTTTCCGGAACGTTTACCGCTCGACGAGATTGCGACCGGAAAGACGGCGGCTCCGCGTGGGAGCCGCCGGGCCGGACGCCGCGCCCGTGCCCGCCGCGCCGGACGAGGACGCGGCGGGCCGCGCCGTGAAGGCCGCCTGCCGGCCTCCGGTCACCAGCCGCGCTCGGCGAGGCGGTGCGGCGCGGGGATGTCGTCGACGTTGATGCCGACCATCGCCTCGCCCAGGCCGCGGGAGACCTTGGCGATCACGTCGGGGTCGTCGTAGAAGGTGGTGGCCTTGACGATCGCGGCGGCGCGCTTGGCGGGGTCGCCGGACTTGAAGATGCCCGAGCCGACGAAGACGCCCTCGGCGCCGAGCTGCATCATCATCGCCGCGTCCGCCGGGGTGGCGATGCCGCCGGCGGTGAACAGCACGACGGGCAGCTTGCCGGTCTTGGCCACCTCGACCACCAGCTCGTACGGCGCCTGCAGCTCCTTGGCCGCGACGTACAGCTCGTCCTCGGGCAGCGAGGTGAGCCGCTTGATCTCGGCGCGGATCTGACGCATGTGAGTGGTGGCGTTGGAGACGTCGCCGGTGCCGGCCTCGCCCTTGGAGCGGATCATCGCCGCGCCCTCGGCGATGCGGCGCAGCGCCTCACCGAGGTTGGTCGCGCCGCACACGAACGGCACGGTGAACTTCCACTTGTCGATGTGGTTGGTGTAGTCGGCCGGGGTGAGCACCTCGGACTCGTCGATGTAGTCGACGCCGATCGCCTGCAGCACCTGGGCTTCGACGAAGTGGCCGATGCGGGCCTTGGCCATCACGGGGATCGACACCGCGGAGATGATCTTCTCGATCATTTCGGGGTCGCTCATCCGGGCCACGCCGCCCTGGGCGCGGATGTCGGCGGGGACACGCTCCAAGGCCATGACCGCGACCGCGCCGGCGTCCTCGGCGATCTTGGCCTGCTCGGGGTTGACGACGTCCATGATGACGCCGCCCTTGAGCATCTCGGCCATGCCGCGCTTCACTCGCGCGGTTCCGGTGACGGCGCTGTTTTCGGCTTCAGGAGTGCTGGTGGACACGGAAGGCTACCTCACGAGGCGGGTGTGATTCATCCCTTACATGGTAGGACCTGCGCCATGCCGCATTAGCCATACCACTTTGTAGCTATCACGTCCTGTTTGCGGACATCGTGGACGGCCGCCCGAAGCCGGGACCCGGCGGCGTCAGGGCTGGACGGGCTTGGGCGCGGCGAGGACCACCCACACCTGCCCCGGAGCGAACGGCATCGGCTCGCCGGACTCGGTGGTGAAGGTGGTGCCGTCCTCCTCGGTGGGCCGCTCCCAGCGCCCCTTGTACGCCTTGCCGTCACGCAGTATGACCGCACGCCCCTTGCCGGTCGTCTGGACCAGCGGCGTGTAGCTGCCGTTGGAGTCGTGGAACTCCGAGCGGACGGTCTTGGCGTACTGCACCACGATCGT
It contains:
- the ruvC gene encoding crossover junction endodeoxyribonuclease RuvC, with the translated sequence MRVMGVDPGLTRCGIGAVEGRPGAPLSLVGVGVVRTPADHDIGARLLAVEAGVERWLDEVKPDAVAVERVFAQHNVRTVMGTAQAAAIAIVCAARRGLPVALHTPSEVKAAITGSGTADKRQVGMMVSRLLRLDAMPKPADAADALALAICHVWRGGAQNRLADAVARARAGRTTGGDVP
- a CDS encoding YebC/PmpR family DNA-binding transcriptional regulator, with the translated sequence MAGHSKWATTKHKKAALDAKRGKLFAKLIKNIEVAARAGGPDPDGNPTLYDAIQKARKNSVPLDNIERARKRGGGLEAGGSDYQTIMYEGYAPGGVAVLIECLTDNRNRAASEVRVAMTRNGGSMADPGSVSYMFNRKGVVIVPKTDGLTEDDVLAAVLDANAEEVNDLGENFEIVCEAGDLVAVRTALQDAGIDYESAEASFLPSVSVPLDEEGARKVFRLLEALEDSDDVQNVYANFDVSDEILAKIS
- the pdxT gene encoding pyridoxal 5'-phosphate synthase glutaminase subunit PdxT; translation: MTTMPTIGVLALQGDVREHLRSLAAVGARARAVRRPGELEEVDALVIPGGESTTMWKLAEAFELLEPLRVRIKEGMPAYGSCAGMIMLADRIVGGTADQQTIGGIDMVVRRNAFGRQVDSFESVVDFAGAPFHAVFIRAPWVESVGDGVEVLAVCEPGDRIVAVRQGPLLATSFHPELTGDERVHSYFVDMVRTTR
- a CDS encoding alkaline phosphatase D family protein gives rise to the protein MPALTRRSFIVCGTVLGATAGIARLAHAKPRPAAGGPPAARRPLPVDPFTLGVACGDPAHDGFVIWTRLAPQPLAEDGLGGMPAEDVPVHWEVASDERFRKVVRRGVAVARPEWAHSVHVEVEGLRPDREYWYRFKAGRHLSPAGRARTAPRGTAASLLAAFASCARYEHGYFTAYRRLAEDRPDLVLHLGDYLYEYSQDAHAVLGGAVRHHEGPETETLADYRRRHAQYKTDPDLQAAHAAAPWVVVWDDHELADNWAGDTPKLPEQQPYFRDRREAAFRAYYENMPLRRTSVPRGADMRLYRRIRWGRLATFHMLDTRQYRDDQGCGDGYKDCPEAFDPARSITGEEQERWLLDGFRRSRARWDILGQQVFFAQRDSDAGPLKVTSQDAWDGYVASRERITRGWVDAGVRNAVVLTGDVHAHWAGDLKLDYDDPTSPTVGSELVTSSVTSGGDGADADPATHPWLEINPHLRFYNNQRGYVLATIGKDAITADFKVVPAVTRPGEEAYVRATFVIEDRVPGVQQTYLRPVEPAATPRMAVDLGTQTIEQETGRP
- the pdxS gene encoding pyridoxal 5'-phosphate synthase lyase subunit PdxS; the encoded protein is MSTSTPEAENSAVTGTARVKRGMAEMLKGGVIMDVVNPEQAKIAEDAGAVAVMALERVPADIRAQGGVARMSDPEMIEKIISAVSIPVMAKARIGHFVEAQVLQAIGVDYIDESEVLTPADYTNHIDKWKFTVPFVCGATNLGEALRRIAEGAAMIRSKGEAGTGDVSNATTHMRQIRAEIKRLTSLPEDELYVAAKELQAPYELVVEVAKTGKLPVVLFTAGGIATPADAAMMMQLGAEGVFVGSGIFKSGDPAKRAAAIVKATTFYDDPDVIAKVSRGLGEAMVGINVDDIPAPHRLAERGW